The Suncus etruscus isolate mSunEtr1 chromosome 7, mSunEtr1.pri.cur, whole genome shotgun sequence genome includes a window with the following:
- the LOC126013770 gene encoding ADP-ribosylation factor-like protein 1, whose product MGGFFSSIFSSLFGTREMRILILGLDGAGKTTILYRLQVGEVVTTIPSIGFNVETVTYKKLKFQVWDLGGQTSIKPYWRCYYSNTDAVIYIVDSCDRDQIGISNSELVAMLEKEELRKAILVVFANKQDMEQAMTPSEMANSLGLPALKDRKWQIFKISATKGIGLDEAMEWLVETLKSRQ is encoded by the coding sequence ATGGGTGGCTTTTTCTCAAGtattttttctagtttgtttGGAACCCGGGAAATGAGAATTTTAATTTTGGGATTAGACGGAGCAGGAAAAACTACAATTTTATACAGATTGCAGGTTGGGGAAGTTGTAACTACAATTCCAAGCATTGGATTTAATGTTGAGACAGTAACTTACAAGAAACTTAAATTCCAAGTCTGGGATTTAGGAGGGCAGACGAGTATCAAGCCATACTGGAGATGTTATTATTCTAACACAGATGCTGTTATTTATATAGTAGACAGTTGTGACCGAGACCAAATTGGCATTTCTAACTCAGAGTTGGTAGCCATGTTGGAGAAGGAAGAGCTAAGAAAAGCAATTTTAGTGGTGTTTGCAAATAAGCAGGACATGGAACAGGCCATGACTCCCTCAGAGATGGCAAATTCACTTGGGTTACCTGCTTTGAAGGACCGAAAATGGCAGATATTCAAAATTTCTGCTACCAAAGGCATTGGTCTTGATGAGGCCATGGAATGGTTAGTTGAAACATTAAAGAGTAGACAATAA